GGCCTTGCGCGAGCGCGGCATTTATCGCGGCGTTGGAGTTGCCGCCTACACTCATATGTGCGGCATGGCGCCATCACGCCGGTTGGCCCTCGGCGGCTTCAACCGCGGCGGCTGGGAAAGCGCACGGGTTAGTATCGATTCCAGCGGGCGAGCCACGATCTATTCGGGCTCGATGAGTCAGGGACAAGGCCATGCCACGTCGCTCTCGCAGATCGCTGCGGACGTTCTCCAAATTCCGATCGAGGATATCGAGATCGTCCAGGGCGACACCCGCCAGGTGCAAGCGGGCCACGGCACGTTCAACTCACGGTCGATGGCGGTCGGCGGATCGAGCGTCCATGTCTCTGCCCACCAGGTCATCGCCAAGGCCAGGAAGATCGCCGCGGGCATGCTGGAAGTGGATGAGAAGGATGTCTCCTACACGGCGGGCGCATTCACCGTACCCGGCACCGATATCGCGCCGCTGTCCTTCTCCAAGGTGGCCCGTATGGCATATGTCGGCCATAAGCTGCCCGACGGCGTGGCCCCCGGCCTCGACGAGACGGTTTTCTATGATCCGACCGGCATGGGCGCACCGTCGGGCGTCCATCTCGCTTACGTCGAGGTCGACCCCCAGACCGGAACGGTCGACATTCTCGATTATGTCGCGGTGGACGATGTCGGGACGTTGATCAACCCGCTTCTTGCGGCCGGCCAGATCCATGGCGGTGTCGCGCAGGGCATTGCTCAGGCCCTTTATGAAGAGGTCAGCTACGACCCCGACAACGGACAGCTCCTGACCGGTTCGCTGCTGGACTACGCCGTTCCGCGCGCCGAGCATGTTCCCAACATCAGATCGCTGTTCCAGGAAACGCCGTCGCCGACCAACCCAATCGGCGTGAAGGGCATCGGTGAGAGCGGCTCGATTGCTGCTCCGCCCTGCATGGTCCACGCCGTGCTCGATGCGTTGTCGCCATTCGGCATCAAGCATCTCGATATGCCTCTCACGCCGCCACGAATCTGGGCCGCAGTACGCAACGCACGCGGAGGAGCCGCCTGATGATCCCCGCTGCATTCGACTATGTCCGCGCGTCTTCCCTCGCCCAGGCGATTGAGCTGTTACGCGACAATCCCGACGGAGCGAAGCTCCTGGCCGGTGGCCATACCCTGCTCCCAGCGTTGAAGTTGCGGCTGGCTTCGCCCGAGCTTCTGATCGACATCCGAGGTGTCACCGAGATCAAGGGGATCGAGATCGGCGAAACCCATGTCAAGATCGGCGCGCTCACGACCCACGCCGAGTTGTTCGCTTCCGAACCGCTAAATCAAATATTCCCGGTCTTCCGGGAGGCCGCCAACGTTCTGGCCGATCCCCAGGTACGTAACCACGGCACGATCGGCGGTTCGCTGGCCAATGCTGACCCGGCAGCGGACTGGCCAGCCGTCGTCTTGGCGCTGCGAGCGGACATCGAGATCGCCGGCGCAGCTGGACGTCGCACCGTACCGGCGGAGGACTTTTTCGTCGATATCTTCACGACGGCCCTCGAGCCTGACGAAGTTCTTGCCGCAATCCGCATCCCGAGGCCGAAACTCGGCACGCGTTACACCTATCGGAAAATCCGGCATCCGGCGAGCGGGTTTGCCGTCGTGGGAGTCGCGATAGGAGTGCGAATACAGGGCGGTATCGTCAACGATGTTTCCATCGGCATTACCGGTGCAGCGAACCACGCTTTCGTGGGCAAGGCAGCGTCCGAATTCTTGACGGGCAAGGCTCTCTCTCAGGACAACATCGACGAAGCCGCCAAAGTGGTCGGCGAGATCACCGAATGCCTCTCGGACCGATATGCGCCGGCCGAATATCGCGCGGACTTGATCCGGGTCGAGCTCGGGCGGGCTCTACTTGCGCTTTCCTCTTGAGACGGCACTGACCGGCTTGGCGACATTACGGTCGCCTGAAGTGCCGCCAAATCGCTTTCGGTTGAAAGACACGGCACCCGCGCCGGGGACGATCTCAACGTCCTCGAGCCGCAAAGGCCGGCCGTCCGCCCTTTTCAGCTTCGGATACTCAATCGGACGTCCCGCCGCGCGATCGAGAAACACGACTTGCGGGCCTTCCGGCTCTGCCAGCCAGTCGTCGCCCCATTTCTTCAGCGCGAGATAGGCCGGGAAGAAATCACGTCCTTTCTCGGTGAGGACGTATTCATATCGTCCGGCATGTTCAGGCAATCGGACACGAGCCATGATCCCAGCATCGACCAATTTTTTCAGCCGCGAACTCAGAATGTTCGGCGCCACGCCGATGTAGAACTCGAATTCGTCGAAGCGCTTCACTCCGTAATACGCTTCGCGCAGGATCAAGATCGACCAGCGATCGCCAACAACCTCCATAGCCCGAGCCATGGAGCATTCCTTGTTCGCAAGCCGACTTTGCTTCACACCGGACATAGCCATCCTTCTGCCGCCAATATCAGCTCTACCATATTGATGCCGAATTCGCGCATGTCCAGCGCTACTCTCGCAATCTACCTCGGACCGAGCTGCAGAAACAGCTCAATCAGGATTTTTGCGGCCCCGGCCATGAAAGGCTGCGCCCGGCAGGACCGCGCCGGCGGGGGCGTTCTCAGGCGGTAAACGACCTGGATCTCCATGTCCCACGCACGTTGTCGGGAACATGGACTTGGAGCTCCGCCGGCTTGATGCAGCCAATAGAGGACGATCGATTGCCTATTGCAATTTCAGGGACATCGACCCGATGACCCTGAGATACTTCTCACGCTCGCTTTTGAAGAACGTCATTGCCTGAGACACGTCCATGGGCGCGACCGGTCGCGCGGCGCTGGCCTTGATTCTTTCGACATTCTCATCGCTCGCGCTCCAGACGTTCATTGCCCTATTCAAGCGCGCGACGACCTCGTCAGGCGTATCCGGCGCCGCGAACAGCGCAGACCAGATGCTGTACTCGAATCTGCCAACGCTCGCGCTTTCGCTGATGGTCGGCACCATGGGTAACATCGGATTGCGCTCCGCGCTAGCGACGGCAATCGCCTTGAGCTCTCCGGTCCGGATGAGGCTCAGCGCTCCAGTGCCCATGGGGACAAAGGCGAGGTCAATATGCCCGCCCAGCAGGTCTGCGATCACCGGCGCGGCGCCCTTGTACGGGACTTCCAGGAATTTTGCCCCCGTCCGCTGCTGGAAGTCGGCTCCGACGACCTGTGACGAAGAACCGGACCCCCAATGCGCAAGGGTCAATTCCTTGCCGTCCGGCTTGAGCGCATAGTCGACAAGCTCATCTGCCGACTTGAAGGAATGGGCTCTGCTCGACACCAGCAGGAAATCGGAATCGCCCACGATGCCGATGAGCTTGAACTTTGCTGGGTCGTACTTCGCCGATGGCAGGGTGACTGGCGCCGTGATGAAGTCCGAGCCTGTGGTACCCAGCAGCGTATAGCCGTCTGCCGGAGCCTTCAGTACAGCGCTCACAGCAATCGAACCATTCGCTCCCGGAACATTCTCCGTCACGAAGGATTTGCCGAGATCCCGCTCCATCACCACGTTCGCGGCGCGGATTGATACGTCCGCCGGCCCGCCGGCGGGGAATGCCACTTTTACGGTGATGGGCTTGGCGGGGAAGTCCTGTGCGACTGACGGCTCCGTCGCCCAAAGCAAAAGCAACGCAGCGCTCAGCAACGGTCTCTTCATGCGACCTTTCATTCTGGACCTCCCAAAGCCCGGTCCGTTCCGCGCTATGAAGCTGCGACAACGAACGCAACGAACGTTATGATTGTGACACTCCAACCCATCATGATGATCGTCCAAGGCTGCGGCGCACCCTCGGTCTGCTTGAACTCCATGCCTCCATCAATTTGCACCATCGGCTGGACACTCCTGATAGAGCTTCGGTCGTCGGACAACGAACGAAGAGCCACGCCTCAAAGGTGTTGCTGGAGCTAATCTCGCCCGCGGTTTCAACCGACCTGACGGCCGAAATCGAGTTCAGGTGGAAAGAGGGGCGCGCGGATGCGAGACGAGAACTCCGGCATCGCTCAGGCGTTTCAACTCCGCTTCGCTGATGCCAAGCTCGCCGAAGACCGCTGCGTTGTGCTCGCCCTGGAAAGCGGGCGCGCCGATCGGCGTCAACTCGTCCACCGAGAACCGCCACGGCCGTCCCGGCAGGCGATATTCGCCACCACTGCGATCAGGAACGTGCTGCACCGCGCCCCAGTAATCGCTCCAATCCGACGCCGTAAGCTCCTTGATCGACCGGATCTCGCCCATCGCGATCTTGGCCTCATCGAACTGCGCGTCGAGGGTCGCCATATCCGGAAAAGTCAATATCCAGGATTGAATCATCTGGTGCAGCAGGCCGAAATTGAGACGGCGCGCTGCCGCGGAGGAGAACCTCGGATCGTCCAGAAGATCGACCCGACGCATGGCGCGCAACCAGGATGGAAAGGTCCGGCTACCGACGATACTCGTGGCAACCGTGAACTCCTCGCCTTGCGGTCCCGTGAAGAAAGAACAGTCGGTGGCCCCAAGCACCGCAGGCTCCGCACCAATGTCGTCGTCCGAAAGGTCGACATGCGCGCGCTCGTTGACCGCGAGTAGGGTTGCTGCCATCGCGACATCGATGTATTGGCCCTGCCCGGTTTTCTGCCGGCTGTTCAACGCCGCAAGAATCGCGATCACCGCCTGCAGTCCCGCATAGACGTCGGCATGCGACAGGCTGTCTGTCCGCGGTTCGGTCAGCGCGCTACCGTAGTGACGGACGCTGTTTTCGGTGAAGCCGGCCTCCGCCTGCACGGTCGGTGCGTAGGCCATCCGGCTACGCCAAGGGCCGCCCTGGCCATAGCCGGTAATGGACGCATAGATCAGGCGCGGGTTGCGCCTGGACAGGGTTTCGTAATCCAGGCCGAAGAACCCCAGCGTGCCTGCACGGAAATTCTCGACGATAATGTCTGCCGTATCGCAGAGCTTCAGCGCCAGTTCATACGCTCCGGGAACGTTGAGATTGATGCTGACATTGCGTTTGCCGGCATTTTGCTGGGCGTAGTAACCTGACATCCCGTCAGTCGACGGAAAGGCGAAACGCGAGACATCCGGACTTGGTGGTTCGATCTTGATGACCTCGGCCCCAAGATCTTGCAACGTCCGGGCGCATAGCGGACCGGCAAGCACCCGGGAGAAATCCACCACACGGATTCCGCTCAACGGACCACTCATGTCAGCGCCCCGCGAACTTGGCAAGGCCGGGTCCATTCTTCCGGAATGACGCCAGGCCAGCCTTCAAATCTTCCGAGGCCCAGATCGGCGCCTGAACTCTAGCCATGGCCTCGTCGGCGGCCGCGACGCCTTCGTTCACAGCGATGTGCGCGAGTTGCTTCGTCGCCGCGTGCGCCACGGTCGGTCCCTGCGCAAACTCTTCGGCGATCGACATCGTGGCGGTCTCGAGCGACTCCTCCGGGACCGTTAGATTGATCAATCCCCACTTCTCCAGCGTCGGCGCATCGTAGCGCCGGGCCAGCATCGACATCTCCTTGGCGCGCTGCGCACCGATCCGCTGCACTTGACGCTGAATTCCACCCAGCAACGGATGTAGCCCGAGCGTCGCCTCGACCGAGCCGATCTTAGCCGATGAAGCTGCGATGATGTAATCGCACGAGAGCGCGAGCTCGAGACCGCCCCCGAGGCAAACGCCGTGAACACTGGCGATCAACGGGATTGGCAGCAACTCCATGAAGCGAAGAAATTCGACGCCGTTCAACCGTCGATTTTCGTTGGCCTGGTCGGCGCTACCCGCTTCCACCCGCTTGTCGAAGATGTCCAGATCTGCCCCGGCGGAGAAATGCCGCAAGCCACTTCGGATGACGATGGCTCGACTTCCGGCCTGCTGCGCACCCTCCACCTGTTCGACGATCGCGTTGATGAGCTTGGGGCCAAGCAAATTGTATGGCCGATAGACCATCGTCAAAACGGAGATATTGCCGCGCTGCTCGCGCGTCACCAATGCATCCTCGGACAAAGCTGCCTCCTGTACTGATGGCTCTTGCGACCATCCCTTAAGCTGAGACTACACGTTCACTTTCGTTTTGCAAGTTGCATTTCGCTCAGGCCGTCTGGCGCTCAACCCGATTTTTCAAGATCCCGATGCTCTCGACCTCGAGTTCGATGCTGTCGCCGTGCTCGAGGAACCAACCAAGTTCGAGGCCGCAGCCATTGCCCACAGTACCGGAGCCGATGAACTCGCCCGGCATCAACGTCTCGTCCTGCGTCACATGGGCGATGATTTCCTCGAACGAGAAAAGCATGCCTTCGCTGGCGCCTCGCGACCGGGTCTCCCCGTTGACGCGCGCTTCCATGGTCAGCTTGTAGGGATCGCCTATTTCATCTGGCGTCACGATCCAGGGCCCAAGCACGTTGCCGCCATCGAAGCTCTTGCCTTTGGCGGGCCCCAGCTTGCCTTCCATCTCAAGCCGCTGGGCATCGCGCGCGGAAAAATCATTGAAGATCGTGAACCCGAATATGTGATCGCGCGCTTTCGCTGCAGAGATGTTCGCGCCCCTGTTCTTGGTGATGATGCCGAACTCCAACTCGTAGTCCATCATTCGGCTATAGCGCGGCCATCTCACGGTGGTGTTGGGGCCTCCGACGCTGAAGCGGTTCGTGATGTAGTAGATCGGCTGCTTGCGATAGATTTCCGGCAATTCAGGCAGAGGCGCCGCCTGAAGGCGGGCGAGTTCAACCGCATCGCCGGCTTTTCGTGCCTGGAGCTTGAGGTGTCCAATCGGAGCTTGAACGATGTGCACCGGGAACGACATACCGTCGCGCATTTGGCGCGGCTCCGGCAGCGGTGCGAGAAGCTCCGATGCGGCGACATCGGACGACAGATCCTGGTCCTGCCCGTATCGACTGAACAGGTCCGACGCTGCATCGAGCGAAGCGTCGCAGTCGTCGATGAGATCAAGCATTGAATTGAAAGCCGGATTTGGTTTGCCGGCTCGCTCGGTTGCGGAAGCGAGATCGAACAAACGTGTGTCGCCGGCATGAACCAGCGCGACTTTGCTCCGACCGTTCGATCGATAGGTGGCCAACTTCAACAGCCCCTCCCCTGATTTGCGTCTTCCTTGTCGATCGAAGCATATCTTATAACTTGCGTTTTGCAAGTTGTACGACAAGCGGACCAGCGGCGTGTTGTCGACCATTGCATGACTGCCCCCGCATCAGGATGAGCGGCATCGTTGCCGACCCTACATAGCCAGCGCATAAGCTTTTGTCTTATATGCTCTTAATCGGCTCGCCGCCGGTGCCCGTCAGCACGTCTCACCGGTAGGCCGGGTGGCGGTTATGGCGTTTCACTCTACCAGATCGCCGACGATGAGAGCATCGAAGCGATAACCTCACAGGATCCCATCGTGAAGAACGGCGCCGGTCATGATGAGCACTATCCGATGCGTCATTTGGCGGCTCGGGACTGAACGCCGCGTCCATCAGTTGCACGAGCGGGGACTTGGCAACTCTGGCACTTGTCGCTCGGACTTGCGCGGTATTCGCGCTCCAATCCAGCGCCAAAATCAGCCGAGGAAGCAACGGGCTTCTCTTTCCGGCGATCGGCATGACTGAAGAATATGCGACAGACTCATAAGTGGACTGGACGCTGAGACCAATGAGCGTCCAGTCTGGTTATCCCTGCTATTCCAGAGGCGTTAAGCGATTGCGCGTGCCGGGACGGAACCCTTGCCCGCACCGTCGAGGAAGCCCGTCAGCCGCTGCCGGATGATACGTTCCGCATCGGCCATGATGCGATCGATCAGCTCCTTGACGGTCGGGATGTCATTGATCAGCCCCACGACCATGCCACAGCTCCAGGCTCCCGCATCCATGTCGCCATTTATCATCACCTTCGGGTAGACGCCGGCAACCTGGTCGAGAATGTCCTCGATCTTCAAGCTTGCCCCCTTCTCGCGCTCGATCTCGAGCAGCTCGTCGACACCCTTGTTCTTCAGGACGCGCTCGGTGTTCCGCAGCGCGCGCATGACAAGCACCGTGTCAAGCTCGGTCGCCTTGACCAGTGCCTGCTTCACGTTGTCATGGACAGGCGCCTCCTTGGTGGCGACGAAGCGAGTGCCCATGTTCATGCCGGCCGCCCCCATCGCAAGAGCCGCGACGAGGCTTCGCGCATCCGCCATGCCGCCCGAGGCGACGAACGGAATCTTGAGCTCATCGGCGGCGCGAGGCAGCAGGATCATGTTCGGCATGTCGTCCTCGCCGGGATGACCGCCGCACTCGAAGCCATCGACGCTGACCGCGTCGCAGCCGATTCTTTCGGCCTTCAGCGAATGCCGGACCGAAGTGCACTTATGGATCACCTTGATGCCGGCCGCCTTCAGCGCCGGCATGTACTCTTCCGGGCTCCGGCCGGCAGTCTCGACCGCCTTGATGCCGCCTTCCTTGATCGCCGCGATATATTCGGGATAAGGCGGCGCGGTGAAGCTGGGCAGAAACGTGAGATTCACGCCAAAGGGCTTGTCTGTCATATCGCGGCATCGCGCGATTTCCTTGGCCAACAGCTCGGGCGTCTTTTGGGTCAGGCCGGTAATGAGGCCGAGACCGCCGGCGTTCGACACCGCGGCTGCGAGTTCGGCGAACCCGACATAGTGCATCCCGCCCTGGATAATCGGATGCTTGATTCCGAACAGTTCAGTAATCGCTGTTTTCACGATGAACTCCCGCTGCTTCGCTCAATGGATGATTTCGAAAAGACCCGCCGCACCCATGCCGCCGCCAATGCACATGGTCACGACGCCGTACTTGGCCTTTCGTCGCCGCCCTTCGAGCAGGAGGTGGCCTGTGAGGCGGGCGCCGGTCATGCCATAGGGATGACCAATCGCGATCGAGCCACCATTGACGTTGAGCTTGTTCGGATCGATGCCGAGCTTGTCCCGGCAATAGATCACCTGAACGGCATAAGCCTCATTGAGCTCCCAGAGATCGATGTCGTCGATCTTGAGGTTGTGGCGCTTCAGAAGCCGCGGGATCGCGACGACCGGGCCGATACCCATCTCATCCGGCTCGACGCCCGCGGCAACGAAGCCTCGGAAGATACCGAGCGGCTTGAGTCCCTTCTTGGCCGCGATCTTGTCGCTCATGATCACGCATGCCGAAGCGCCGTCCGAAAGCTGGCTCGCATTGCCCGCACTGATGGTCTTGCCTTCGAACACCGGCTTGATCTTGGCGAGGCCATCTGCGGTCGTGTCGGGACGCGGACCTTCGTCCTTCGTGAGCGTCACTTGCTCGAAGGTGACCTGCTTGGTCTCCTTGTTGACGAGCGCCATTTTGGTCGTGATCGGGACGATTTCGTCGTCGAACCGACCACTTTGAAGAGCAGCTCCGACGCGGCGCTGGCTCTCCAGGCTGTACTCATCCTGCTTGTCACGGCCGATCTTGTAGCGCTCGGCGACCGTTTCCGCCGTCTCGAGCATCGACATGTACATGTCCGGCTTCATCGCCATCAATTCATCGTCGACCATGTGAAACTTGTTCATATGCTCGTTCTGCACCAGGCTGATCGACTCGATGCCGCCTCCGATCGCGACGTCCACGCCGTCCAGCATCACGGAACGTGCCGCCACCGCGATCGCCTGCAGGCCAGAGGCGCATTGCCGATCGATCGTCGTCCCGGCGACGCTCACCGGCATGCCCGCACGGATCGCCCCCTTGCGGGCCACGTTCATCACCATGGTGCCTTGCTGCATGGCGCAGCCCATCACCACGTCTTCGACTTCACCAGGGGCGATGCCGGCGCGCTTCACTGCCTCGGCCATGACGTGACCGGCCAGGGTCGGCCCCTCGGTATTGTTGAGGGACCCACGGTAAGCTTTGCCGACCGCCGTGCGAGCGGTGGAAACGATTACTGCTTCAGTCGTCATATTGCCTCTCTGCTTACGCTGCCGCGTCGAGCTGCGCGTAACGCAGCACATGGAACGCGGGATCGCCGAACTGGATGTTGATGGAGGAGATACGCTTGAAATAATGTCCGACGTTCAGCTCGTCGGTCATTCCCATGCCGCCGTGAAGCTGCACCGCCTGGTCGGCGACGAACTTGCCGGCATAACCAATCTTCGACTTGGCGCCCGAGGCAAGCCGCGGAAGCCCCGCATCGCCGGCGGCGAGGCTGAGGTTGAGATGTTGCATCAGGGAGAGCGCCTCCTGATGCGCGATGAACATGTCGACCATCCTATGCTGCAGCACCTGGAAGGAGCCGATGGTCGTGCCAAACTGCTTGCGGGTCTTGGAATATTCCAGTGTGGCGGAATTCAGCTCGCCAATGGCGCCGACGGCCTCCGCGCAGAGCGCCCCGATGGCGCGGTCGCGACACGCTTCAAGTGCCGCAACGCCCTCGCCTTCCTTTCCCAGCAGTTGTCCGCGGACCTCGCGCATGCGGATCTCCGCGGCGCGTCGGCCGTCGATCGTCTTGAAGCTTTGAAGATCGACACCGGCGACGCGACGGTCGACCACGAAAAGGCTGACGCCGTGCCGGTCGTTGTCGCAGCCGGAGGTCC
The nucleotide sequence above comes from Bradyrhizobium sp. NDS-1. Encoded proteins:
- a CDS encoding FAD binding domain-containing protein; this encodes MIPAAFDYVRASSLAQAIELLRDNPDGAKLLAGGHTLLPALKLRLASPELLIDIRGVTEIKGIEIGETHVKIGALTTHAELFASEPLNQIFPVFREAANVLADPQVRNHGTIGGSLANADPAADWPAVVLALRADIEIAGAAGRRTVPAEDFFVDIFTTALEPDEVLAAIRIPRPKLGTRYTYRKIRHPASGFAVVGVAIGVRIQGGIVNDVSIGITGAANHAFVGKAASEFLTGKALSQDNIDEAAKVVGEITECLSDRYAPAEYRADLIRVELGRALLALSS
- a CDS encoding winged helix-turn-helix transcriptional regulator, which encodes MSGVKQSRLANKECSMARAMEVVGDRWSILILREAYYGVKRFDEFEFYIGVAPNILSSRLKKLVDAGIMARVRLPEHAGRYEYVLTEKGRDFFPAYLALKKWGDDWLAEPEGPQVVFLDRAAGRPIEYPKLKRADGRPLRLEDVEIVPGAGAVSFNRKRFGGTSGDRNVAKPVSAVSRGKRK
- a CDS encoding tripartite tricarboxylate transporter substrate binding protein; its protein translation is MKGRMKRPLLSAALLLLWATEPSVAQDFPAKPITVKVAFPAGGPADVSIRAANVVMERDLGKSFVTENVPGANGSIAVSAVLKAPADGYTLLGTTGSDFITAPVTLPSAKYDPAKFKLIGIVGDSDFLLVSSRAHSFKSADELVDYALKPDGKELTLAHWGSGSSSQVVGADFQQRTGAKFLEVPYKGAAPVIADLLGGHIDLAFVPMGTGALSLIRTGELKAIAVASAERNPMLPMVPTISESASVGRFEYSIWSALFAAPDTPDEVVARLNRAMNVWSASDENVERIKASAARPVAPMDVSQAMTFFKSEREKYLRVIGSMSLKLQ
- a CDS encoding CaiB/BaiF CoA transferase family protein, which encodes MSGPLSGIRVVDFSRVLAGPLCARTLQDLGAEVIKIEPPSPDVSRFAFPSTDGMSGYYAQQNAGKRNVSINLNVPGAYELALKLCDTADIIVENFRAGTLGFFGLDYETLSRRNPRLIYASITGYGQGGPWRSRMAYAPTVQAEAGFTENSVRHYGSALTEPRTDSLSHADVYAGLQAVIAILAALNSRQKTGQGQYIDVAMAATLLAVNERAHVDLSDDDIGAEPAVLGATDCSFFTGPQGEEFTVATSIVGSRTFPSWLRAMRRVDLLDDPRFSSAAARRLNFGLLHQMIQSWILTFPDMATLDAQFDEAKIAMGEIRSIKELTASDWSDYWGAVQHVPDRSGGEYRLPGRPWRFSVDELTPIGAPAFQGEHNAAVFGELGISEAELKRLSDAGVLVSHPRAPLST
- a CDS encoding enoyl-CoA hydratase/isomerase family protein; amino-acid sequence: MSEDALVTREQRGNISVLTMVYRPYNLLGPKLINAIVEQVEGAQQAGSRAIVIRSGLRHFSAGADLDIFDKRVEAGSADQANENRRLNGVEFLRFMELLPIPLIASVHGVCLGGGLELALSCDYIIAASSAKIGSVEATLGLHPLLGGIQRQVQRIGAQRAKEMSMLARRYDAPTLEKWGLINLTVPEESLETATMSIAEEFAQGPTVAHAATKQLAHIAVNEGVAAADEAMARVQAPIWASEDLKAGLASFRKNGPGLAKFAGR
- a CDS encoding fumarylacetoacetate hydrolase family protein → MKLATYRSNGRSKVALVHAGDTRLFDLASATERAGKPNPAFNSMLDLIDDCDASLDAASDLFSRYGQDQDLSSDVAASELLAPLPEPRQMRDGMSFPVHIVQAPIGHLKLQARKAGDAVELARLQAAPLPELPEIYRKQPIYYITNRFSVGGPNTTVRWPRYSRMMDYELEFGIITKNRGANISAAKARDHIFGFTIFNDFSARDAQRLEMEGKLGPAKGKSFDGGNVLGPWIVTPDEIGDPYKLTMEARVNGETRSRGASEGMLFSFEEIIAHVTQDETLMPGEFIGSGTVGNGCGLELGWFLEHGDSIELEVESIGILKNRVERQTA
- a CDS encoding NAD(P)H-dependent flavin oxidoreductase, yielding MKTAITELFGIKHPIIQGGMHYVGFAELAAAVSNAGGLGLITGLTQKTPELLAKEIARCRDMTDKPFGVNLTFLPSFTAPPYPEYIAAIKEGGIKAVETAGRSPEEYMPALKAAGIKVIHKCTSVRHSLKAERIGCDAVSVDGFECGGHPGEDDMPNMILLPRAADELKIPFVASGGMADARSLVAALAMGAAGMNMGTRFVATKEAPVHDNVKQALVKATELDTVLVMRALRNTERVLKNKGVDELLEIEREKGASLKIEDILDQVAGVYPKVMINGDMDAGAWSCGMVVGLINDIPTVKELIDRIMADAERIIRQRLTGFLDGAGKGSVPARAIA
- a CDS encoding acetyl-CoA C-acyltransferase; the encoded protein is MTTEAVIVSTARTAVGKAYRGSLNNTEGPTLAGHVMAEAVKRAGIAPGEVEDVVMGCAMQQGTMVMNVARKGAIRAGMPVSVAGTTIDRQCASGLQAIAVAARSVMLDGVDVAIGGGIESISLVQNEHMNKFHMVDDELMAMKPDMYMSMLETAETVAERYKIGRDKQDEYSLESQRRVGAALQSGRFDDEIVPITTKMALVNKETKQVTFEQVTLTKDEGPRPDTTADGLAKIKPVFEGKTISAGNASQLSDGASACVIMSDKIAAKKGLKPLGIFRGFVAAGVEPDEMGIGPVVAIPRLLKRHNLKIDDIDLWELNEAYAVQVIYCRDKLGIDPNKLNVNGGSIAIGHPYGMTGARLTGHLLLEGRRRKAKYGVVTMCIGGGMGAAGLFEIIH
- a CDS encoding acyl-CoA dehydrogenase family protein; this translates as MDIQFTEEQELLRSSVQRVLRDQYDFDKRRKILASEEGLSRKQWEAFAELGLLAAPFSEDAGGLGGGPLSTMIIMQEFGRHLVVEPFVETVVLAGGLIESAGTAEQKQEFIPGIIDGTKIWALAWTEKKSRFDLANVTTTARRDGRDYVLSGEKTAVIAAPWADYLIVSARTSGCDNDRHGVSLFVVDRRVAGVDLQSFKTIDGRRAAEIRMREVRGQLLGKEGEGVAALEACRDRAIGALCAEAVGAIGELNSATLEYSKTRKQFGTTIGSFQVLQHRMVDMFIAHQEALSLMQHLNLSLAAGDAGLPRLASGAKSKIGYAGKFVADQAVQLHGGMGMTDELNVGHYFKRISSINIQFGDPAFHVLRYAQLDAAA